TGGCCGCGGCTTCTCGGACTGCGGCGTCGGTGATGAGCATGTGTGGTTCTCCAAGAGGTCTGCGGGTGAAGCGGCGGGCCCGCCCCTGTGGGGCGGGCCCGGTGGGGCTAGGCGGGGCGCACTTCGTCGCCGTCGTCGAGGAGCATCGAAAGGGTGGAACCGCTGTCCCAGTCCACGGAGAGGATGGAGAGGCTGGCGTCGAACCGGTGGACGGTGCCTTCGTCGCCGGGTTTGAGTTCGGTGTGCGAGTCGGTGGTGTGCACGAGGGCGATGCGGTCGCCCTTCTTGTAGGTCATCTGCGCTCCAGTCGTGATGTGTTGTGGAAGTCGTGGCGGGCCGCCGGTTGGCCCCGTCGAATGACGGGGCCGTTGCTGGTCGCCTGTTAGGCGTCGTGGTCGCATGCCTCGGTAGGGCAGGCTCCGCAGTCGAAGCAGTGGTCGCAGGCGCAAGCGCCGCAGCCCTGTATCTGGCACCGGACGTCGCGGCTGCGGCAGTACGGGAAGGTGAACGGTGGCTCTTCCATGACTCCCCTGATGGTTCTATTCTATATGCATTCAAGGAGGGTTCAAGATCTCCTAAGAGAGATTTCGAAGAGTTTCCGCAGTTCAGGCCGCTACGTCGCGTATCAGAGCTTCGACCTTCTGGATGGCCGCGAGGAAGGCGGCCTGCGAGTGAAGCCGATCGCGCCGTTCCAGAGACTCGCGCGCTTCCCGAGCAGCCCTCGCCTGCACGTTGCCCTCGTGCAGGGTGTCTCCGCACCCGATGAGCACGTGCGGGCCAAGGTCCCAGAGGATCGCGTTGACGGCAGCGCCCGCCGCCGCGAGGGGGTCGATGTCCGTCAGCGACCATCCGAACTGGTGCGGGTCGATGCCGCGTTCGCGCATGACCTGTGCGGCGGCGCGATACATGCCGCCGGTCCCGCCCGCGGGCTCGTCGAACTTCACGCCGGGCTCAAGCGGCATGTCGTCGAGCATCATTCTGGCCATCAGGTAGGCGACATCCGGCGGCGTGTGTATCTCCGCGAGTGCATCGTGAGCACCCTCGGAGCGCATGACGGCAAGCAGGGTTCCGATCACGTCGGTGGTGGAGCGGAGATCGGGGTCATCGCTTGTGGTCAGGTGCAGGAGCCCGTTGGTGAGCGCGGCCTCGACGACGGCTCGTACGGCAGCGGCTCGCCGAGCGTCGGGCTTCTCGTCGTCGACCCACTTGTGCAAGGGCGTGGCCCGGTCGATGAGGTCAGGGCGCATGATCCACCAGCGGGCCCAGCACTCGCGGAAAGCGGCCAGCAGCTCGGTGTCGTCGAGGCCGAGCCACCAGTCGGCGGCAAGGTACGCGTCCGGACCGCGTAGGGGCCACAGGGCGAGCGCGGCGACCGTGCCGATGGGGATTTCGATGCTGCTCCCCCCGTACGCCTGATGCCAGGCGTAGCTGACGCCTTCCGCCAGGTCGAAGGCGTGGGCGTGCGGGTTCCTCTGTGACGGGCGGTAGTGGCCCGTGCGCTTGACCGCGGCGAGCGCGGGGCGGGGCTGAGTGGCGATCGTGACGGGTTGGGGCGCTGGCAGCAGATCGGTGAGGAATCTGCGGGGCGGTGTCGCGGGGACGGCTGGGGCGGGCTGTTCTTCGGGCTCGCCGGCGTCGGCGAACAGGTCGAGTTGGCTCATGCGGTCTCCTAGATCGATCGTGGCGGCCCGTGGCGGCCCGCGGGCCGCCACGGGATGAAGGTCAGCGCGCTGCGCGCTGCATGCGCCGGAGCGTGGCGGCGGCCTCTTCCGTGCGACCCGTCGCCGAGTGCGCGGCGTGCCGCAACAGCTCGGTCAGTTCCTCGGTGGTGACCTGGGCGAGCAGGTCCGTGAGGCTGAGGTGACGTTGATCAGCGAGGCGGTAGGGGTATCCAAGAGCCAGGGTGAGCACGACGCCGGAGATGAGCTGGTCCGTGCATTCAGCGCAGAGGCCGAGCTGACGACCGATGCGGTGGATAGCGTCGGCGTCGGCGAGGAGAGACGTCTTCGGTATGGCCTCGTGGGCAAGCCTGGCTGTTTCCTGCTCCCGCTGTACGAACGCCTCCCAGTTCAGGCGGGCGTCGGCTTCTCGGCCCTCGGCCTTGAGGGCGGCGCTCGCGAGGGTGGCCTCGAAGCGGGGGGTCGAGAGGGACAGCAGGACGTACTGATCGGGCGTGAGTCCGGTGTAGGCCACGGCGGGGTTGTGGGATTCACCGCTGAAATGGTGAAGGATGACCAGTAGGGCGGCCTCGACCGTGGTGGGGCGGAGGCTCAAGCGGCTCACGACGCTCGCGCACAGGTCCTTCAGTATGTCGGGGTTCATGTCATTCTCCAATGGGGTTAGTTGGGCCGTTGGTTGGCGGCGAGGTAGGCCTCTGCGGTGGCATGGCGGGCCGGGTTGGTGACGAGTCCTTCGGCCCAGATCCGGCCGGCGATCTCTGCGGCGGCGTCTTGGTCGGGCGCGGCGATGACATAGGCGAGCTGACCGGATGCCTCCAGTTCGGCGCACCGTTTGTCATGGGCGGCGTCGTCGCTGGGAGGGGGCTCGACAGCGGTGATGGTCATCTCGGCGGGGGTCGGTTCGTGGTAGTTGACCCACCACTGCGGGTCGGGTGGACTGGTCACGGTTCTCCTTCGGGGTACTGCGGGGGCCAACTGGCGTGTCATGGCTGGGGGTTCGGGGAGGGGCAGCGCGCGTGGACCTCCGCCATGACTCCGGCGATGTAGTCCATGAGGGTTCGGATCTGCTTCCTGTCGCCGCCTAGAAACAGGGCCAGGTCGAAGACCTCGGAGGCGGCGGTGTAGTCGAGGAGCTGCCGGTACTGCTCGACGGTGAGGGTGATCAGCTCCTCCGGGCGCAGCGCCCAGGCGGCGACGGCGGCGTTTTCGGCGAGGCGCAGGGCAGCGCGCAGCGTCTCGTCGTCCGGCGAGCGGGTCACGAGGATCAGGAACATGGCGCCGAAGTGGTGTTCGGGTGTGTTGAGCGTCGGTATCGAGGGGCGGGCGGACATGGGTGCCTCCGGTTGGGATGCGAGCCACCCCGAATGCTTCTTTTCTATATGCATTCCAGGTAGGGGGCGGCCACTTCTCGGACAGACAAGGGGGAGGGTCAGGCCTGAACGATGTCCACGACGAGCGCGGTGGCGTTGTCGGGGAACTCGTCCGCGCTGGCGGCTATCGCGTCGTCGACGACCAGGGCGGCGGCGCCCTTCGCGTCGTCGGCGAGGTCGAGGATGCCGCCGACGTCTTGACCTCGTTCTTCGAGCGGCGCGTACGCGCCGTCGGTGCACAACAGCAGTCGGCGTGTGTGACCTCTCTCGATGGTGGCCGCGCCGATGTCGCCGTTCATCACGCAGGAGGTGATGAAGTTCCGGTCGTACGGCCCGGGGGTGCGCCCTCGGCTGCGCAGGTCCTGGGCGTAATTGTGATCGTGGGTGACGGGCTGGGATATGCCGATCGGGGCCAGTCGGTAGGCCCGCGCGTCTCCGCACCAGGCGACGTGGATGAGGGGCGACCGATGGTCGGCCACGGCAACGACGGCGACGGCGCTCGGGTCGGTGCGGGGGTCGAAGTCCCACCGCAGTTCGTTGCGAGCCTGCACTCGCGCCGCCGCGAGGGCGCGGGCGGGGCTGCCGTGCCGGGCTGCCTCCCGGGCAATGAGGGGGGCGAACCTTTGGGCGAAGTGGTGGACTTCGAGCCTGTCGCCGATTCCGTCGAGGACGGCGAAGGCCCACCGGCCGGTGTTCTTGTTCCGATTGATCGCGTAAGAGTCGCATTGGTAGTTCCGGCCGCCGCAGTGCTGGACCGCGCTCACCTTGAAGCCGATGGTCGTCGCCCCGGAGAGCAGACCCGCTGCACGCTGGATTGCCTCGGCGCTGAGTTCGGGCAGAGGCGTGAGGTCGCCGGCGTGGTTGGTCGCACCGGTGATCACGACGGGGCCTCGCAGGAGGGGCGGCCGGCTTCCCCCGGTGATGCTCATCCACGCCTGCCGGGCGACGTCGTTCACCGACTCGGTGCCGTGTCCGGCGTGGACGACCGCCCGGCGGCCGAGTTGGTGTGCACGAGGGTCTTCGACGTAGAAGCCGATGCAGCGGAGTTGGTCGGCATGGCGCGAGTCGAGCAACAGTTCTTCGACTTCACCATTCGGGGAGACGAGCAGGGCGGGTGTCGTGGCGATCACTGGAGAAGTCCAATCGGCGAGGGGGAAGGCCCCGAGGGTTGGCAGGAAGAGGGACCGCGACGTCACGCGGGTCGGCCAGCGGGTGAACGTAGTAGTAGCCGGGCGGGTGCGTGCGCAGGTCCGCGATCCGAGCGAGGAAGCACAGATCAGCGGTGAGCTTGTCCCAGATCGGGTCCGACTGCTTTTGCAGGTCGAACCGGAGAAGGAGCCGTCCGTCATCGCCGTGCAGACGCCACAGGGCATACCCGGGGTCGTCGCGGGTGGCGACGAGAGTCCTGATGCGCGGCTCGATCGCTACTGCCGTCACGGCCATGCGTCTCAGTACGGCGAGAGCGAGGTTGCGAGTGGCCTCACACACCCGCCGGTCCGCGAGCGGGCAGGGGTCTTGCGCTTGCATGTGCCTCCTTGGCGTTGGGTCGCCCAGCGGCCGGGATGTGATGATCACCGGCCGCCGGGCGAAATCGTTGGGCTAGTTGGCTCCGCCCATGGCCCAGTGGACGCCCCGCTTCTCGTCTGCCTCCTGGCGGCGGTGCAGCGCGAGGCGAGCGTCGCGCTCCTCGGCGCTCTCCTGCCACATGCGGATGTCGGCGATGTCCACGTGTCGGTACTGATCGGCGACGATCGCGGCGGCAGCCTCCGCACCGAGGGCTTCCTCGCCGTTGTTCAGGAAGGTCCCCGCCCCTCCCGTGTGACGGCCGGGAAGCTTGGTCCAGGAGCACTGGGGGTTGCAGGTGCAGCGATAGGTGTAGCTGATCTTCCAACGGCGACTGTTCAGTTGCTCTTCGCGGTTCACAGAAGCCCTCCTCCCTCAGCCGACGGGGATGGCGGAGTTCTGCAGGTCCAGGAAGATGCAGGCGGCTGCGGCCGTGGGCATGTGGTCGGCCACGATCTGACCGTCCCCATCCCAAGTGAGGAGTTGGATCACGACATCGAGCAGCGGTTCGGGGAGCATCTGCCGCCAGTTGTCGTAGTCGGTTCCGGGGAACCACTCCTTGCAGGTCCGCCGGAGGGAACCCGCGATTGCCTCGGCCAGCCGGTCCGCTTGGGCGGGACTGATCTGCTCGGTGCTCAGGCGATGGCGGATGCCCTCGGGGCTGAAGGGGTCTGTCACGGTCTCTCCTGACGGTTCAAGAAGGGGGTCGCTCCCCGTTCTTCTGGTTCTATTCTATATGCATTCGGGAGGGAGGAAAGATTTCCGGCGAATTTTCTTGATCACCGGGGGCTTTATTTCCGCAGGCCAGCAGCCATGTCCGCAGAGGTGAGGTCGCGTACGTGGAGGACGAGCCGCGCTCCCTCGACCACGTGCCCCATGCGCATGTCCGGGCCGACGACGCGCGTGTGGTCGTCGTCGTCCAGGACGCCTTGGTCCACCAGCCCGTCGATGCACGCCTTGAAGCTGGGGTACCAGTTGGCGGGGTCTCTCCTCTGTCTGTCCTCGGGGTGCAGGACGCCGATGATGTGGACCCGTTCCAGGTGTGGCACTGCGCGCGAGGCGGCCCAGGCCGCGCGCCGCAGCACCCTGGTGATCTCCGCGCGTTTGTGGTGGTGGAGCCGCTGGTTGGCGTTCAGGAGCGTCAGCCGGGGTGGCAGCGCGACCCTGAACTGGCGACCGGGCATCCCCTCGAACCAGTCTGGTTCCTCCTCGCCCGGAACACCGACCGGGGGAACTGCTGTGGGCGCTGCCAACTCTGCTGTATCGGGGGCGTATCCGCTGCGACGCGGCACGCCGGCGTTGGTGAAGGCCGACGCGTGCAAGGCGGAGATCAGCATGAGGCGGCGCCTCCGGCCAGTCGCGGCGTCTGCGACCAGGGCGCGCATGTCCCCCGGCTTGTACTGCTCGATCCGTATGCGGATGCTGTCCCGCGGGTCGCAGGCCGCGAAGATCCGTCCGGGCTTGATATGGGTCACCTGCGGCCCCGGTCGACGAGATCCGACAGTGCCTTCGCCGCCACCGCCGCCGGCCACGCGACGATGACCACCGCGAGGTACAAGGCGACGGCGCCCGGCCGCAGTTGGCAGACCAGTCTCAGGATCGGGTCGTGGGCGAGCAGCCTCCGGAAGGCGTCCGCCAGGACCACGATTCCCGCTGCCCATGCGAGCAGGGCGAGCAGGGCGAGCACGCTGGTCACGACTCCACCTTTCTGGTGTCGACGTGAACCCAGACGGTACGAAGGACGCGGGCTCGGGCCAGGCGCAGGGCAAGGGAAGCGGTACGGCCGTTCCGGTGCGCGGCGAAGCCCGCGCAGATGGCGGGGGCCTCGGTGCCGAGCGTGGCGTGGCAGACGATGTGCCCCTCCTCGGCGATGGCGTTGGCGATCATCTCTGCCACGCGCCCCTCTTCCAGGTGCATCAGGTTTCCCGGCCGGAAGATGCACGTGCCGCATCGCCCCGCGCAGATCCGGACGCTCCATGTCGCCGGGTCGGCAACATCGTGGCGCAGTCCGTCGGACGAGTAGGTGGCAGAGCTGGTCATCGATCGGCCCCCGGAGTGGCGGCGCGAACTGCCTCACCGGTCGCTGCCAGCAGCATCTCCATCGGGTGCGCCTCCGGGGTGCCCCCGTTCGTCGGCATGACCGGCACAGACCAGGTTCCGGGTTGGCCCGGGACCTCTCTCCAGCCGTTCACCGCGTCCGGGGTTCGGGCGTCGGGTCGGATCATGTAGCCGTGCTCGATCAGCCGGTGACCGGCGCTGGCCGGGCGGAAGCTGTCCCAGTCGAAGAAGAGGTGCACCAAGTAGGCACCGTGGTCCTCGTCCAGAACTCGAATCCGGTAGCCGTCCGGCGTGCCGGTGCATATGGCGGTCAGGTGCTTCACTGCGATTCCTCTCGGTTGGTCAGGGAGCGTCGGGGAGTTCAAGCTGCTGCGCGGCCTGCTCCTCCGCGTCCAGTGGGTTCGGTCCGGGGCGGTAGTGGGGAAGGCACCGGGGGCACTGCTGCTCTACGGCCAGGCGGTGGGCGCGCGATCCGGCGGCCGTGCCGCACGATTTGCGGATGACCGGGACTGGCAGCTCGGCGGGGTCGACGTCCGGCAGCTCGTGGATGATCACGCCGTTGAGCCAGATCCGACCGCCGCAGATGCCGGTGAACAGGCTTTTGGCTGGGACGACTTGCCGGATGCAGGCGGCCCTATAGGGGCAGCCTCCGCAGACGTAGAGGACGGGTTCGCAGATGGCGACCAGTTCGATGCCGTTCTTCCATCTGTCGTCGGCAACGGCGAAGTCCTCGTCGCCGAAGCACGGGGCGTGAGAGGTGACGTGGGTGCCGATCAGGGTTCGTGATCCGGTCACAGGACGGGCTCCAATCGCTGGCCGATCCACCGGGCGACGTTGACCGAGACCGCGTTGCCTGCCTGCGCGGTCTGCTCGGCCTGGTTGCCGTAGACGACGTACTTCGTAGGGAACCGCTGTCCAGCGAGCTGCTCGCGGGGCTTGAGCATCCGGAAGTAGCAGTCGTTGATGTCC
This window of the Streptomyces sp. NBC_01275 genome carries:
- a CDS encoding DUF4314 domain-containing protein, translated to MTYKKGDRIALVHTTDSHTELKPGDEGTVHRFDASLSILSVDWDSGSTLSMLLDDGDEVRPA
- a CDS encoding PP2C family serine/threonine-protein phosphatase, coding for MIATTPALLVSPNGEVEELLLDSRHADQLRCIGFYVEDPRAHQLGRRAVVHAGHGTESVNDVARQAWMSITGGSRPPLLRGPVVITGATNHAGDLTPLPELSAEAIQRAAGLLSGATTIGFKVSAVQHCGGRNYQCDSYAINRNKNTGRWAFAVLDGIGDRLEVHHFAQRFAPLIAREAARHGSPARALAAARVQARNELRWDFDPRTDPSAVAVVAVADHRSPLIHVAWCGDARAYRLAPIGISQPVTHDHNYAQDLRSRGRTPGPYDRNFITSCVMNGDIGAATIERGHTRRLLLCTDGAYAPLEERGQDVGGILDLADDAKGAAALVVDDAIAASADEFPDNATALVVDIVQA